CGGCCACGCCCTCCGCCGCGAGCCCCTCGACGACGCCCAGCGCGGCCGGGCGCAGACCCCGGTGGACCACGAGCGTGACCTGCGCGGGAGGCGGGGGCGCCTGCCCGTCGTGCGGCAGGCATACCTCCACCCGGACGCCGCGGTCCCGCAGGAGCGCGAAGACCTCCGGGAAGATGCTGGAGGACGACGGCGGCTTGCCCAGCACGAAGAGGACGAGCGGCCCGCGGTCGGGGCGGGGGTCGGCCATGCGTCCTCCTCGGGAGGCGGTCGCGGCCAGCATCGCGGACGCGCGTGAGGGGCCGATGAGAGCCGCCCTAGACTGCCTGCCATGACGGGGCAGCTGCAGCCGGAGGACGCGACCTCCTTCGCCGGGTCGCAGGACGGGTTCGAGCGGCTCTGGACACCGCACCGGATGGCCTACGTCCGTGGCGAGCGTCCGAGCGCGGACGCGGGCGACGGCTGCCCGTTCTGCTCGGCGACGTCCGGCGCGGGCGGGGACGACCTCGTCGTGCACCGCGGGGAGCACTGCTACGTCATCCTCAACCTCTTCCCCTACAACCCGGGCCACCTGCTCATCTGCCCCTACCGGCACGTCCCGCTCTACCTCGACCTCACCGACGAGGAGACGGCCGAGTTCACCGCGCTGACCAAGGCGGCCATCCGGGCGATCCAGGCGGCGAGCAACCCGGCAGGCTTCAACCTGGGGATGAACCAGGGCGAGGTCGCCGGCGCCGGCGTCGCGGCCCACCTGCACCAGCACGTCGTGCCGCGCTGGATGGGCGACGCCAACTTCCTGCCGATCGTCGGGCAGACCAAGGCGCTCCCGCAGCTGCTCGCCGACGTCCGGGAGCAGCTCGCCGCCGCCTGGCCGGCCTGAGCGCCCGCCGGTGCACCTGCGCGCGGGGGCGGCATACCTGGTCCGGGGGCGGGTCTGCGGTCCGTAGACTGGGACGTGCGGCGCCCCCCGACCGCCGCGCCGTCCCCGATCGAGCACGAGAGGCCCCCAGGCATGTCCGAGCCCACCCAGCCCACCACCGGCACCACCCGCGTCAAGCGCGGCATGGCCGACATGCTCAAGGGCGGCGTCATCATGGACGTCGTCACCCCCGAGCAGGCCAAGATCGCCGAGGACGCGGGAGCCGTCGCCGTCATGGCTCTGGAGCGGGTGCCGGCCGACATCCGCGCGCAGGGCGGGGTCTCGCGGATGAGCGACCCGGACATGATCGACGGCATCATCGAGGCCGTCTCCATCCCGGTCATGGCCAAGGCCCGGATCGGCCACTTCGTCGAGGCGCAGGTGCTGCAGAGCCTGGGGGTCGACTACGTCGACGAGTCCGAGGTGCTCACCCCGGCCGACTACGCCCACCACATCGACAAGTGGGCCTTCACCGTGCCCTTCGTCTGCGGCGCCACCAACCTCGGGGAGGCCCTGCGCCGGATCACCGAGGGGGCGGCGATGATCCGCTCCAAGGGCGAGGCCGGCACCGGTGACGTGTCCAACGCGACCACCCACATGCGCTCGATCCGCGGCGAGATCAACCGGCTCTCCTCGCTGGCCGACGACGAGCTCTACGTCGCGGCCAAGGAGCTGCAGGCGCCCTACGACCTCGTCAAGGAGGTCGCGCGGGCCGGGAAGCTCCCGGTCGTGCTCTTCACCGCCGGCGGCATCGCCACCCCGGCCGACGCCGCGATGATGATGCAGCTCGGGGCCGAGGGCGTCTTCGTCGGCTCGGGCATCTTCAAGGCCGGCAACCCCGCGCAGCGGGCGGCCGCCATCGTCAAGGCCACGACCTTCCACGACGACCCCGACACCCTCGCCGAGGTCTCCCGCGGCCTGGGCGAGGCCATGGTCGGGATCAACGTCGACGACATCCCGCAGCCGCACCGGCTCGCCGAGCGCGGCTGGTGAGCGAGGCCGACGAGCAGCCGGCCGGCGTGCCGGCCGACGGGCAGCCCGCGCCCCGGCCCCCGGTCGTCGGCGTCCTCGCCGTCCAGGGCGACGTGCGCGAGCACGTCGCCGCCCTGCGTGCCTGCGGGGCCGATGCGCGGCTGGTCCGGCGCCCCCGGGAGCTGGAGGGCCTGGACGGCCTCGTGGTGCCGGGCGGTGAGTCCACGACCATCGACCGGTTGTGCCGCATCTTCGGGCTGCACGAGCCGATCCGTCGCCTCGTCGCCGAGGGGCTGCCGGTCTACGGCTCCTGCGCGGGGATGATCCAGCTCGCCGACGAGATCCTCGACGGGCACCCGGAGCAGCAGACCTTCGGCGGCATCGACATGACCGTGCGGCGCAACGCCTTCGGCCGCCAGGTCGACAGCTTCGAGACCGACCTGGAGATCGCCGGCCTGCCCGACCCGGACCGGCCGTTCCCCGCCGTCTTCATCCGGGCGCCCTGGGTGGAGCGGGTCGGCCACGACGTCGAGGTGCTCGCCGCCGTGGAGGGCCACCCGGTCGCCGTCCGCCAGGGCGGCCTGCTGGCCACGAGCTTCCACCCCGAGGTCACCGGCGACCACCGGGTCCACGCCCTCTTCGTGCAGCTCTGCTCAGGCTGAGTCCGGCAGGACCATGAGGACGAGGTCGTCCGCGTGGTCAGGCACCCAGCCCGGCCGCAGGGTGGCGACGTCGCGCCAGCCCCGGCGCAGGTAGAGCGCCCGCGCGGCCGCGTGGCCGGGGAAGACGTCGAGCACCGGCAGCAGCCCCTGCTCGCGTGCCCAGCCGACGGCGGTCTCCAGCAGGCGTCCGCCCAGGCCGAGCCCCGCCCGACCGGGCCCGACGAAGAGCGTGGAGACGGAGCCGAGGCGGGCCAGCGGCATACCGGTGGCGGCGAGGAAGCCCCGGCCGATCTCGCCGTCCTCCACCCGGTCGACCGCGACGTGACCGGCGAGCGCCCCGTCCACCTCCACGACCCAGGCGGCCAGGTCGCGGGGCCGGGCGACGAACTGCTCGCCCGGCATCGGCAGCGGGTCGCGCATGGGGTAGCCGGTGGCCGGCTGCTGGGCGAGGAGCATCCGCGCGAGCTCGGGGACGTCCTCGTCCGCGCGCGGGCGCAGGAGGACACCGTCGGGGGAGGAGGGCACGACGCGAGCCTAGGCCGTGCCCCGACGGTATGCCGACGGTCTCAGCGCAGGTGGCGCCCCAGGGCCGCCATCGTGGTGTCGGTGATCCCCGAGTCGCCGCCGAGGACGTACATCGAGCCCGGCTGCAGGTGGGTGAGCGCCAGCTCGGCGCCCCGGGCCACCTTGTCGCCGCGGGTCAGCACCAGCGGGGCGTCGTGCCGCCCGGCGAGGGCGGCCGCGACCAGGGCGTCCGGGAAGTCGGTGCCGATCGCCACGAACGCGGGGTCGGTGCCCTGCGGGAAGGTCGCCGCGACCTTGGCCGCGGTCCGGTAA
This genomic window from Serinicoccus chungangensis contains:
- a CDS encoding HIT family protein, coding for MTGQLQPEDATSFAGSQDGFERLWTPHRMAYVRGERPSADAGDGCPFCSATSGAGGDDLVVHRGEHCYVILNLFPYNPGHLLICPYRHVPLYLDLTDEETAEFTALTKAAIRAIQAASNPAGFNLGMNQGEVAGAGVAAHLHQHVVPRWMGDANFLPIVGQTKALPQLLADVREQLAAAWPA
- a CDS encoding GNAT family N-acetyltransferase, which translates into the protein MPSSPDGVLLRPRADEDVPELARMLLAQQPATGYPMRDPLPMPGEQFVARPRDLAAWVVEVDGALAGHVAVDRVEDGEIGRGFLAATGMPLARLGSVSTLFVGPGRAGLGLGGRLLETAVGWAREQGLLPVLDVFPGHAAARALYLRRGWRDVATLRPGWVPDHADDLVLMVLPDSA
- the pdxT gene encoding pyridoxal 5'-phosphate synthase glutaminase subunit PdxT, with product MPADGQPAPRPPVVGVLAVQGDVREHVAALRACGADARLVRRPRELEGLDGLVVPGGESTTIDRLCRIFGLHEPIRRLVAEGLPVYGSCAGMIQLADEILDGHPEQQTFGGIDMTVRRNAFGRQVDSFETDLEIAGLPDPDRPFPAVFIRAPWVERVGHDVEVLAAVEGHPVAVRQGGLLATSFHPEVTGDHRVHALFVQLCSG
- the pdxS gene encoding pyridoxal 5'-phosphate synthase lyase subunit PdxS yields the protein MSEPTQPTTGTTRVKRGMADMLKGGVIMDVVTPEQAKIAEDAGAVAVMALERVPADIRAQGGVSRMSDPDMIDGIIEAVSIPVMAKARIGHFVEAQVLQSLGVDYVDESEVLTPADYAHHIDKWAFTVPFVCGATNLGEALRRITEGAAMIRSKGEAGTGDVSNATTHMRSIRGEINRLSSLADDELYVAAKELQAPYDLVKEVARAGKLPVVLFTAGGIATPADAAMMMQLGAEGVFVGSGIFKAGNPAQRAAAIVKATTFHDDPDTLAEVSRGLGEAMVGINVDDIPQPHRLAERGW